One Longimicrobium terrae DNA segment encodes these proteins:
- a CDS encoding tetratricopeptide repeat protein: MRGMMIAALAAGLVGGGVLAEAERAYGRGDYAAAAAAYARAVAAGDTSAAVRYNLGTSLLRLGRYDEARPHLEAAARGGRIAGRAAYNAGNTDLVPAAAGKAPAEQREPALRRAVTRYRQALLHDPADADARWNLELAQRLLDAERKKGGGGGGGGSPKPDPDPDSGGGKAPAPANPPPSSPGPGGPGGMTPEQAEQVLDGAARREQQVQRRELKRDAQTPAGVRDW, from the coding sequence ATGAGAGGGATGATGATCGCGGCGCTGGCCGCCGGGTTGGTCGGCGGGGGCGTGCTGGCGGAGGCGGAGCGGGCGTACGGGCGCGGCGACTACGCGGCGGCCGCGGCGGCGTACGCGCGCGCGGTGGCGGCTGGCGATACATCCGCGGCGGTGAGGTACAATCTGGGGACCTCGCTGCTGCGGCTGGGGCGGTACGACGAGGCACGGCCGCATCTGGAGGCCGCGGCGCGCGGCGGACGGATCGCGGGTCGCGCGGCGTACAACGCGGGGAACACGGATCTGGTGCCCGCCGCGGCGGGAAAGGCGCCTGCGGAGCAGCGCGAGCCGGCGCTGCGGCGAGCGGTCACTCGCTATCGGCAGGCGCTGCTGCACGATCCGGCGGACGCGGACGCGCGGTGGAATCTGGAACTGGCGCAGCGGCTGCTGGATGCGGAGCGGAAGAAGGGCGGGGGAGGGGGCGGCGGCGGATCGCCGAAGCCGGATCCCGACCCGGACAGCGGTGGCGGGAAAGCGCCGGCTCCGGCCAATCCGCCGCCGTCTTCGCCCGGCCCCGGCGGCCCGGGCGGAATGACGCCGGAGCAGGCGGAGCAGGTGCTGGACGGCGCGGCGCGGCGCGAGCAGCAGGTGCAGCGCCGCGAGCTGAAGCGCGACGCCCAGACCCCCGCCGGCGTGCGCGACTGGTGA
- the infC gene encoding translation initiation factor IF-3, with translation MNRQIRISPVRVISPDSEQLGILPIERALEIAEELGLDLVEVAPLARPPVCRIMDYGKFKYEEQRQARDARKKQHHVQLKEVKMRPAIEDHDFEFKVRHARKFLEEGNKVKLTMMFRGRQMAHPEFGRQVLDRVFQELQDMSKVEAHPMLEGRSMIMVLAPLAKPQAAPAPRGDKGTDEAAAPAPAAPAPARPAPPAASQQPSS, from the coding sequence GTGAACCGGCAGATCCGCATCAGCCCCGTCCGGGTGATCAGCCCCGACAGTGAGCAGCTGGGGATTCTGCCGATCGAACGGGCGCTGGAGATCGCGGAGGAACTGGGCCTGGACCTGGTGGAAGTCGCACCGCTGGCCCGTCCGCCGGTCTGCCGCATCATGGACTACGGCAAGTTCAAGTACGAGGAGCAGCGTCAGGCGCGCGATGCGCGCAAGAAGCAGCACCACGTGCAGCTCAAGGAAGTCAAGATGCGCCCGGCGATCGAGGATCACGACTTCGAGTTCAAGGTGCGCCACGCCCGCAAGTTCCTTGAAGAGGGGAACAAGGTCAAGCTGACCATGATGTTCCGCGGGCGTCAGATGGCTCACCCGGAGTTCGGGCGCCAGGTGCTGGACCGGGTGTTCCAGGAGCTGCAGGACATGAGCAAGGTGGAAGCCCACCCCATGCTCGAGGGCCGCAGCATGATCATGGTACTGGCCCCCCTGGCCAAGCCGCAGGCCGCTCCGGCGCCGCGTGGCGACAAGGGAACCGACGAGGCGGCAGCGCCCGCACCGGCCGCTCCGGCGCCGGCCAGGCCCGCGCCTCCGGCCGCCAGTCAGCAGCCGAGCAGCTAA
- the rpmI gene encoding 50S ribosomal protein L35 yields the protein MPKMKSHRGAAKRFKVTAKGRVKRGSAYHSHILTKKSPKRKRNLRGTTMLAHADEKRVKRLLAS from the coding sequence ATGCCCAAGATGAAGAGCCACCGCGGTGCCGCGAAGCGCTTCAAGGTCACGGCCAAGGGCCGGGTGAAGCGTGGCAGCGCGTACCACAGCCACATCCTGACCAAGAAGTCGCCGAAGCGGAAGCGGAACCTGCGCGGCACCACCATGCTGGCCCATGCCGACGAGAAGCGCGTAAAGCGCCTTCTTGCCTCCTGA
- the rplT gene encoding 50S ribosomal protein L20, which translates to MPRVKTNVARLKRKNQILEHAKGYFGRRKNLYKTAKEAVERARKYAYRDRKNRKREFRRLWIIRINAAARMNDMSYSRFIDGLNKAGIQIDRKSLADIAVRDPNAFAQLATAAKTAQS; encoded by the coding sequence ATGCCCCGCGTAAAAACCAACGTCGCCCGCCTCAAGCGGAAGAACCAGATCCTTGAGCACGCCAAGGGGTATTTTGGCCGCCGCAAGAATCTGTACAAGACCGCCAAGGAGGCCGTGGAGCGCGCGCGCAAGTACGCGTACCGCGACCGCAAGAACCGCAAGCGCGAGTTCCGCCGCCTGTGGATCATCCGCATCAACGCGGCCGCGCGCATGAACGACATGTCGTACTCGCGCTTCATCGACGGCCTGAACAAGGCCGGCATTCAGATCGACCGCAAGTCGCTCGCCGACATCGCGGTCCGCGATCCGAACGCCTTTGCCCAGCTCGCCACCGCCGCCAAGACGGCCCAGAGCTGA
- the pheS gene encoding phenylalanine--tRNA ligase subunit alpha → MIVDELIAQLQELQGQGSEAVAAAGNAEALDALRIEYLGRKGRLTGILRRLGELGADERPRVGAEANRVKDALSTLLDERAAAYAVAADTGPRVDLSLPGRARWTGQVHPVTLVIDEICEIFRDLGFSRVAGPEMETQTYNFSKLNIPLDHPAADMHDSFYLTDEVLLRTHTSPVQARVMEQFAPPIRVVVPGTVYRRDPFDASHAPAFEQVEGLAVDEGITFADFKATISAFVRRFFGNDAKTRFRPSYFPFTEPSAEVDVSCQICGGRGCSACKHTGWMEIMGAGMVHPNVFEAAGYDPERYTGYAFGMGPGRIAMQRYGIPDIRLLYESDMRFLGQF, encoded by the coding sequence ATGATCGTCGACGAGTTGATCGCCCAGCTTCAGGAGCTGCAGGGGCAGGGCAGTGAAGCGGTGGCCGCGGCGGGGAACGCCGAGGCGCTGGACGCGCTCCGCATCGAGTACCTGGGCCGCAAGGGCCGGCTTACGGGCATCCTGCGCCGCCTGGGCGAGCTGGGCGCCGACGAGCGCCCCCGCGTGGGCGCCGAAGCCAATCGCGTAAAGGACGCGCTCAGCACGCTGCTGGACGAGCGCGCCGCCGCGTACGCCGTCGCCGCCGACACGGGCCCGCGGGTGGATCTGAGCCTTCCCGGCCGCGCGCGGTGGACGGGGCAGGTGCACCCGGTGACGCTGGTGATCGACGAGATCTGCGAGATCTTTCGCGACCTGGGCTTCAGCCGCGTGGCGGGCCCGGAAATGGAGACGCAGACCTACAACTTCAGCAAGCTGAACATTCCGCTGGACCATCCGGCCGCGGACATGCACGACAGCTTCTACCTGACGGACGAGGTGCTGCTGCGGACTCATACGTCTCCCGTGCAGGCGCGGGTGATGGAGCAGTTCGCGCCGCCCATCCGCGTGGTCGTCCCCGGCACGGTTTATCGCCGCGACCCGTTCGACGCCAGCCACGCCCCCGCCTTCGAGCAGGTGGAAGGCCTCGCGGTGGATGAAGGCATCACCTTCGCCGACTTCAAGGCGACCATCAGCGCGTTCGTGCGCCGCTTCTTTGGCAACGACGCCAAGACGCGCTTCCGCCCCTCGTACTTCCCCTTCACCGAGCCGTCGGCGGAGGTGGACGTGAGCTGCCAAATCTGCGGCGGCCGCGGGTGCAGCGCGTGCAAGCACACGGGGTGGATGGAGATCATGGGCGCCGGGATGGTGCACCCCAACGTGTTCGAGGCCGCCGGCTACGATCCGGAGCGCTACACCGGCTACGCGTTCGGCATGGGTCCGGGCCGCATCGCCATGCAGCGCTACGGGATTCCCGACATCCGGCTGCTGTACGAGAGCGACATGCGGTTTCTGGGGCAGTTCTAA